One part of the Sphingobacterium sp. LZ7M1 genome encodes these proteins:
- a CDS encoding single-stranded DNA-binding protein, with the protein MSTIKNSVQLLGRLGQEAEIKVSSNGIPYCFISLVTNEYGVKKNGEQYEKSQWHRIAVWGDMMCNQMKKRGKKGSLWLIQGTIFYKQFDGGNGNPQQYCEIRANKLMFLMESMGLNKKLQPETSA; encoded by the coding sequence ATGAGCACGATAAAAAATTCAGTACAACTATTGGGCAGGTTAGGTCAGGAAGCAGAAATCAAGGTCAGCAGCAATGGGATTCCATATTGCTTCATATCCTTGGTAACTAATGAATATGGTGTCAAGAAGAATGGCGAACAATATGAAAAAAGTCAATGGCATCGGATAGCAGTTTGGGGAGATATGATGTGCAATCAAATGAAAAAACGAGGTAAGAAGGGGAGTCTGTGGCTGATCCAAGGGACGATCTTCTATAAACAGTTTGATGGGGGAAACGGAAATCCCCAGCAATATTGTGAAATCAGGGCTAATAAGCTCATGTTTTTGATGGAGTCGATGGGATTGAACAAGAAATTGCAGCCTGAAACCAGTGCATAA
- a CDS encoding peptidylprolyl isomerase: protein MSKAIIKTEKGDMTVQFYTEDAPNTVANFIKLAKSGYYDGLTFHRVIPDFVIQGGCPNTREGATGMPGTGGPGYKIDCELDGGNQHHDRGVLSMAHAGRNTGGSQFFICHSRNNTAHLDRNHTCFGKVIENVDVVDDIRQGDRILGVEIIED, encoded by the coding sequence ATGAGCAAAGCGATTATCAAAACAGAAAAAGGCGACATGACTGTGCAGTTTTACACAGAAGATGCTCCAAATACAGTAGCGAACTTCATTAAGTTAGCTAAATCAGGATATTATGATGGTTTAACATTTCACAGAGTTATTCCTGATTTCGTAATTCAAGGCGGATGTCCAAATACACGCGAAGGTGCAACAGGAATGCCGGGCACAGGTGGTCCGGGATACAAGATCGATTGTGAATTGGACGGTGGAAACCAACACCATGACCGTGGTGTTCTTTCAATGGCTCACGCTGGAAGAAACACTGGTGGATCACAATTCTTCATTTGCCACAGCCGTAACAATACAGCTCACCTAGACCGCAACCACACTTGTTTTGGAAAAGTAATCGAGAACGTTGATGTTGTTGATGATATCCGTCAAGGTGATCGTATTTTAGGAGTAGAAATTATTGAAGATTAA
- a CDS encoding alkaline phosphatase gives MNIKFFNLFLALFLFVGSSFAQKQPKYIFFMIGDGMGLNQVQAAEVYKSSLAGKNSVSPTVFSQFPFATFATSHSLSHGVTDSGAGGTALAVGYKTKNGVIAMDSAGVKSYKSIAYLAKEKGMKVGITTSVSIDHATPASFFANQPDRDMYYEIGLDIIKSKFDFFAGSGFLKPTTNAKKEEVASIFPQLEKAGYKLLYGLDDYKKANKSDKLILMNKKGTDNVSLKYAIDQKPGDLNLAEITSAAIESLSQGDKGFFLMVEGGKIDWACHSNDGATAVHEVWDFNNAVQKAFEFYQKHPEETLIIVTADHETGGIGVGNGSSTLRLKNLENQKISQEALSAAINEFRSKNANASWDQLKEFLGQHLGLWKAIKVSEDDNEDLHEAYEKSFIEHKNETSKSLYATNDKIASLAIKALNKASSISWASGSHSAAYIPVYAIGVGAEAFHQKMDNVDIPRTVSKVAGWQHP, from the coding sequence ATGAACATTAAATTTTTCAATTTATTCCTCGCCTTATTCTTATTTGTAGGCTCAAGTTTTGCACAGAAACAACCGAAATACATTTTCTTTATGATTGGAGATGGTATGGGTTTGAACCAGGTACAGGCAGCAGAAGTATACAAAAGTTCTCTTGCAGGTAAAAATTCAGTTTCCCCTACTGTTTTCAGTCAATTTCCATTTGCCACGTTCGCAACATCCCATTCCTTATCTCATGGAGTAACAGATTCTGGTGCTGGCGGTACAGCATTGGCTGTTGGTTACAAGACTAAGAACGGTGTTATCGCTATGGACAGTGCAGGTGTGAAGTCCTATAAAAGCATTGCCTACTTGGCGAAAGAAAAAGGAATGAAGGTTGGAATTACGACTTCAGTAAGTATCGACCACGCCACACCGGCTTCTTTCTTTGCCAACCAACCCGATCGCGATATGTATTATGAAATTGGCTTGGATATCATTAAATCTAAATTTGACTTCTTTGCTGGATCAGGGTTTCTAAAACCAACAACTAATGCTAAAAAAGAAGAGGTCGCTTCTATTTTCCCTCAACTGGAAAAAGCAGGTTATAAATTGCTTTATGGTTTGGACGACTATAAGAAAGCCAATAAATCAGATAAACTGATCTTAATGAACAAAAAAGGAACGGACAATGTTTCCTTGAAATATGCGATCGATCAAAAACCAGGAGATTTGAACCTAGCAGAAATCACTTCAGCAGCGATCGAATCCTTAAGCCAAGGAGACAAAGGTTTCTTCCTGATGGTTGAAGGGGGAAAAATTGACTGGGCATGCCATTCCAATGACGGAGCTACTGCTGTACATGAAGTTTGGGATTTCAACAATGCAGTTCAAAAAGCCTTTGAATTCTACCAAAAACATCCAGAAGAAACCTTGATCATCGTTACGGCGGATCATGAGACCGGCGGTATCGGGGTTGGAAACGGAAGCTCTACCCTTCGTTTGAAAAACCTAGAAAACCAAAAGATTTCTCAAGAAGCACTTTCAGCTGCCATCAATGAATTCAGGTCCAAGAATGCGAATGCATCTTGGGATCAACTTAAAGAATTTTTGGGTCAACACCTAGGATTGTGGAAAGCAATCAAGGTAAGTGAAGACGATAATGAAGATCTTCATGAAGCTTACGAAAAAAGCTTTATAGAGCATAAAAATGAAACCAGCAAAAGTCTGTATGCCACCAACGATAAAATCGCATCGTTAGCGATCAAGGCCTTGAACAAAGCGTCATCGATTAGTTGGGCATCAGGTAGCCATTCGGCAGCCTATATCCCAGTGTATGCGATTGGAGTGGGTGCGGAAGCATTCCATCAGAAAATGGACAATGTAGATATCCCGAGAACGGTTTCTAAAGTTGCTGGTTGGCAACATCCATAA
- a CDS encoding pirin family protein — protein MAKFFYHPADSRGHADHGWLKSNHTFSFGGYMNAERMNFGALRVLNDDNVAAGMGFGKHPHSNMEIISIPLEGELAHNDSMGTGSVIKKGDIQVMSAGTGIEHSEYNNSKTDPVKFLQIWVIPNKQHVEPRYDQQSIDFNAAKNNFLQILSPDPDDAGVWIHQDAWFHIADFEAGYARQYIMKKPDHGLYIFVLNGEIDVEGQKMQSRDGLGIAGAQDVKIKADTNAEFLLMEVPV, from the coding sequence ATGGCAAAATTTTTTTATCACCCAGCGGACTCCCGTGGACATGCAGATCATGGATGGTTGAAATCGAATCATACGTTCAGTTTTGGAGGCTATATGAATGCCGAAAGAATGAACTTCGGTGCATTACGTGTTTTGAATGATGACAACGTAGCGGCTGGAATGGGCTTTGGAAAACATCCCCATAGCAACATGGAAATTATTTCCATTCCATTAGAAGGCGAACTGGCGCATAATGACAGCATGGGTACGGGTTCAGTCATCAAGAAAGGGGATATCCAGGTTATGAGTGCAGGTACTGGCATTGAACATAGCGAATATAATAACAGCAAGACTGATCCGGTAAAATTCCTTCAGATCTGGGTAATTCCAAATAAGCAGCATGTAGAACCCCGTTACGATCAACAGAGCATCGACTTTAATGCTGCAAAGAATAATTTCTTACAGATCCTTTCTCCTGATCCCGATGATGCAGGAGTATGGATCCATCAAGATGCATGGTTTCATATCGCTGATTTTGAGGCTGGCTATGCACGCCAATATATCATGAAAAAACCAGATCATGGTCTATATATTTTCGTGCTAAATGGAGAGATCGATGTGGAAGGACAGAAGATGCAGAGCAGGGATGGACTTGGGATTGCAGGAGCACAAGATGTAAAGATTAAAGCGGATACCAATGCTGAATTCCTATTGATGGAAGTTCCGGTATAA
- the radC gene encoding DNA repair protein RadC, translating into MQKLVIRDWAESDRPREKLLEQGRRAVTDAELLAILIGSGSRHETAVELCKRLLSSVSNDLFRLSKMDVKELCQFKGIGEAKAISIIAALELGRRRQESDVQEKPVLNSSKKAYEFLKHLLEDLSHEEFWVIFLNTSCKVLDKQLIGRGGNDFTPVDVRIILRFALMNKANSIILAHNHPSGTLRPSDADRTLTKKIAQAAKLMDIHVHDHLIITDESYYSFRDEGLLST; encoded by the coding sequence ATGCAAAAATTAGTCATTCGGGATTGGGCAGAATCGGATCGACCGCGCGAAAAACTACTTGAACAGGGTAGAAGGGCAGTAACCGATGCCGAACTTCTAGCCATCCTCATTGGTTCCGGTTCAAGACATGAAACAGCAGTTGAACTCTGCAAAAGACTCCTCAGCTCGGTCAGCAACGACTTATTTAGGCTCAGCAAAATGGATGTCAAGGAGCTTTGTCAGTTTAAGGGGATTGGAGAAGCAAAGGCAATCAGTATCATTGCGGCGCTGGAGCTTGGTCGAAGGAGGCAAGAGTCAGATGTACAGGAAAAACCTGTCCTCAACAGCAGCAAAAAAGCCTATGAATTTTTAAAACATCTTTTAGAAGACCTTAGCCATGAAGAATTTTGGGTAATTTTCCTGAATACCAGTTGCAAAGTCTTGGACAAACAGCTCATCGGCAGGGGAGGCAACGACTTTACCCCTGTAGACGTTCGGATCATCCTTAGGTTTGCCCTTATGAACAAGGCTAACTCCATTATTCTAGCCCATAATCATCCTTCAGGAACCTTAAGGCCCAGTGATGCCGATAGGACCCTGACCAAGAAAATAGCACAGGCGGCCAAATTGATGGACATCCATGTACACGACCATCTTATCATTACAGATGAGAGCTATTATAGCTTTCGGGATGAAGGTTTGCTTTCCACCTGA
- a CDS encoding OmpA family protein, with the protein MENNLLELAQQYFNEHTYSTLASEENISPDQAKTGIETVIPSLFLGFQRKAGHGLGSLLETLKSNFSGFNFSDVLRFSPPVQDVPQDGDTTRTVLSSLFGNTFDQVIPNTANFLGLNTNTLIRLFSAAIPAVVGALTSNGQRWDTTSIEADLNNNRSNFLKALPAGLPLNILGEEPKGPTIVTEEEVVEVDPIVDPARDVLVEDPIVPTSRVRREEPPAALPPADEDRKKGAGLWWILLPIILLLLWFFFGKGCNREEAPVSDAHVDSLITDSVVNQDTTMTPAEVVRESIMVTLPNNTELNAYKGGIEDQLVQFLNSDYKSLSDEELKDRWFDFDNLNFETGTANILPESQVQLDNLVAILNAYPDAKVKLGGYTDKTGDEAINKKLSNDRAIAVKNAFDAKGVGNRVMATEGYGSQFAKYPADAPESDRVKDRRVAISVRK; encoded by the coding sequence ATGGAAAACAATTTATTAGAGCTTGCTCAGCAATACTTCAATGAGCACACTTATAGTACTCTTGCCTCCGAGGAAAACATTTCTCCAGATCAGGCAAAAACAGGAATCGAAACTGTAATTCCTTCCTTATTCTTAGGTTTCCAACGCAAAGCCGGACACGGCCTAGGAAGCCTCCTAGAAACATTGAAATCAAATTTTTCTGGATTTAATTTTTCAGATGTATTGAGGTTTAGCCCTCCTGTACAGGATGTGCCTCAAGATGGGGATACCACGAGAACCGTTTTAAGCTCCCTTTTCGGGAACACTTTTGACCAGGTAATACCCAATACTGCGAATTTTTTAGGGTTGAATACCAACACATTGATTCGCCTATTCTCCGCAGCGATTCCAGCTGTGGTTGGTGCCTTGACCAGCAATGGCCAACGCTGGGATACTACTTCCATCGAAGCCGACTTGAACAACAATCGTTCAAACTTCCTGAAGGCACTTCCAGCTGGTCTGCCGTTGAATATTTTAGGTGAAGAACCAAAAGGACCAACCATCGTAACAGAAGAAGAAGTGGTAGAAGTGGACCCAATTGTTGATCCAGCAAGGGATGTTCTTGTCGAAGATCCAATCGTGCCTACCTCCAGGGTCCGTCGCGAGGAACCACCTGCTGCGCTTCCTCCAGCAGATGAAGACCGTAAGAAAGGCGCAGGCCTGTGGTGGATACTCCTTCCGATTATCCTTCTTTTATTATGGTTCTTTTTCGGAAAGGGTTGTAACCGTGAAGAGGCTCCGGTATCGGATGCCCATGTGGATTCCTTGATTACTGATTCAGTAGTTAACCAAGACACGACGATGACACCAGCTGAAGTAGTGAGGGAAAGTATTATGGTGACTTTGCCAAATAATACCGAACTCAATGCCTATAAAGGTGGTATTGAAGACCAATTGGTTCAGTTCCTGAACTCAGACTATAAGAGCCTTTCGGATGAGGAATTAAAAGACCGCTGGTTTGATTTCGATAATTTAAATTTCGAAACTGGAACAGCAAATATCCTCCCGGAAAGTCAGGTTCAGCTTGACAATCTGGTGGCCATCCTGAATGCATACCCAGATGCTAAGGTTAAGCTTGGTGGATATACCGATAAGACTGGTGATGAAGCCATCAATAAAAAACTGTCAAATGACCGTGCAATCGCAGTAAAGAATGCTTTTGATGCAAAAGGGGTCGGTAATCGAGTAATGGCAACTGAGGGATATGGTTCCCAATTTGCTAAATACCCTGCTGATGCCCCTGAATCAGACCGCGTGAAAGATAGAAGAGTTGCGATAAGCGTCAGAAAATAA
- a CDS encoding DUF5606 domain-containing protein: MNLRGLVSVTGKPGLFKLIGQNKGGFVLESLDGSKIKSVVNLSTTKMATLEDITIYGEDEEIRLLDVFETIKSNGGNTPDVKADGNTLREYFREVAPNHDEARVYSSDIKKIITWYNIIKELPLFEEEAPEPLA, translated from the coding sequence ATGAATTTAAGAGGATTAGTGTCAGTTACTGGCAAACCAGGATTATTTAAATTGATCGGTCAAAACAAAGGTGGATTCGTTCTTGAATCGCTAGATGGCAGTAAAATCAAATCGGTAGTGAATCTATCGACTACCAAAATGGCTACGCTAGAAGACATCACTATTTATGGTGAGGACGAGGAAATCCGTCTATTGGACGTGTTTGAGACCATCAAATCAAACGGAGGCAACACGCCAGATGTAAAAGCTGACGGAAACACTTTGCGTGAGTATTTTAGAGAGGTAGCTCCTAATCATGACGAAGCAAGAGTTTACTCTTCTGATATCAAAAAGATCATTACTTGGTACAATATCATCAAAGAACTTCCTTTGTTTGAAGAAGAAGCTCCAGAGCCTCTAGCATAA